In Columba livia isolate bColLiv1 breed racing homer chromosome 20, bColLiv1.pat.W.v2, whole genome shotgun sequence, a genomic segment contains:
- the RPL23A gene encoding large ribosomal subunit protein uL23, which yields MAPKAKKEAVPPKTEAKAKALKAKKAVLKGVHSHKKKKIRTSPTFRRPKTLRLRRQPKYPRKSAPRRNKLDHYAIIKFPLTTESAMKKIEDNNTLVFIVDVKANKHQIKQAVKKLYDIDVAKVNTLIRPDGEKKAYVRLAPDYDALDVANKIGII from the exons ATGGCGCCCAAGGCCAAGAAGGAGG CTGTGCCTCCGAAGACAGAGGCAAAGGCGAAGGCGCTGAAGGCCAAGAAGGCCGTCCTGAAGGGGGTCCACAGtcacaagaagaagaagatcCGCACGTCGCCCACTTTCCGCAGGCCCAAGACCCTGCGGCTGCGGCGGCAGCCCAAGTACCCCCGGAAAAGCGCCCCACGGAGAAACAA GCTGGACCATTATGCCATTATCAAGTTCCCTTTGACCACAGAGTCTGCAATGAAGAAGATAGAGGACAACAACACTCTGGTTTTCATCGTTGATGTCAAGGCAAACAAGCACCAGATCAAACAGGCTGTTAAGAAGCTGTATGATATCGATGTGGCCAAGGTCAACACATTGATTAG GCCTGATGGGGAGAAGAAGGCTTATGTCCGACTGGCTCCAGATTACGATGCGCTAGATGTAGCCAACAAG ATCGGAATAATCTAA
- the RAB34 gene encoding ras-related protein Rab-34 isoform X1, producing the protein MAHLGCGDSWDKRRDRHRDGGMHWDIGMAGTRGQLGCGDSNTQRSLGGCDTGTVTPGDRGTARTQGCRDNRDRGTALLEGTGTVIIRDTVHGDSWDTGTSPLPLSPGLTVAFGLSPLPPPPRRPRGTMNMLAPVRRDRVIADLPPCFRKEAALHARPAFHPGVASACQEQRTGTVGFKISKIIVVGDLSVGKTCLINRFCKDTFDKNYKATIGVDFEMERFEVLGVPFSLQLWDTAGQERFKCIASTYYRGAQAIVIVFDVNDVASLEHTRQWLADALKENDPSNVILFLVGSKKDLSTPAQYSLMEKDALKVAQEMQAEYWAVSSLTGENVRDFFFRVAALTFESSVLAELERSSARKIGDTGSAATRATCTCQRPARNPSAASEVAAPGPPRYSHLWTKEGWPRLAPRHHPCHPWPPICPGTHSRVGRSTRAAPSAMQTQALLARADALAFSFILIKPFLCFLTKV; encoded by the exons ATGGCACACTTGGGCTGTGGGGACAGTtgggacaagagaagagacaggCACAGGGATGGGGGGATGCACTGGGACATAGGGATGgctgggacacggggacagctGGGATGTGGGGACAGCAACACTCAGAGATCTTTGGGTGGCTGTGACACAGGGACAGTCACGCCTGGGGATAGGGGGACAGCCAGGACACAGGGATGTAGAGACAATAGGGATAGGGGGACAGCCCTGCTTGAGGGCACAGGGACAGTTATAATCAGGGACACTGTGCATGGGGACAGCTGGGATACGGGGACATCACcgctccctctgtccccaggccTCACGGTGGCCTTTGGcctgtcccctctccccccgcCACCCAGGCGTCCCCGCGGGACAATGAACATGCTGGCTCCGGTCCGCAGGGACAGGGTCATCGCCGACCTGCCCCCG TGTTTTCGGAAGGAGGCCGCCCTGCACGCCCGCCCCGCCTTCCACCCCGGGGTGGCCAGCGCCTGCCAGGAGCAGCGGACGGGCACCGTGGG GTTCAAGATCTCCAAGATCATCGTGGTGGGAGACCTCTCGGTGGGGAAGACCTGCCTGATCAACCG CTTTTGCAAGGACACCTTTGACAAGAACTACAAGGCAACCATCGGGGTGGATTTTGAGATGGAGCGGTTCGAGGTGCTGGGGGTGCCCTTCAGCCTGCAGCT GTGGGACACGGCCGGACAGGAGCGCTTCAAGTGCATCGCCTCCACCTACTACCGGGGAGCGCAAG CCATCGTCATCGTCTTCGATGTCAACGACGTTGCGTCCCTGGAGCACACGCG GCAGTGGCTGGCTGATGCCCTGAAGGAGAATGACCCATCCAACGTCATCCTCTTCTTGGTGGGCTCCAAGAAGGACCTGAGC ACGCCAGCGCAGTACAGCCTGATGGAGAAGGATGCTCTGAAGGTGGCCCAGGAGATGCAGGCAGAGTACTGGGCTGTCTCCTCGCTCACCG GAGAGAACGTGCGGGATTTCTTCTTCCGCGTGGCAGCGCTGACCTTTGAGAGCAGCGTGCTGGCCGAGCTGGAGCGCAGCAGCGCCCGCAAGATCGGCGACACC GGATCAGCAGCAACGAGAGCGACCTGTACCTGTCAGCGCCCCGCAAGAAACCCAAGTGCTGCCAGTGAGGTggcagcccccggcccccccaGGTACTCACACCTCTGGACCAAAGAGGGGTGGCCTCGGCTGGCCCCCAGGCACCATCCCTGCCACCCCTGGCCCCCCATCTGCCCGGGCACCCACAGCCGCGTGGGCAGGAGCACCCGTGCGGCTCCCTCAGCTATGCAAACCCAGGCACTGCTCGCCAGGGCAGATGCTCTCGCGTTCTCGTTTATcttaataaaaccttttttatgctttttaacAAAGGTGTGA
- the RAB34 gene encoding ras-related protein Rab-34 isoform X2, with amino-acid sequence MAHLGCGDSWDKRRDRHRDGGMHWDIGMAGTRGQLGCGDSNTQRSLGGCDTGTVTPGDRGTARTQGCRDNRDRGTALLEGTGTVIIRDTVHGDSWDTGTSPLPLSPGLTVAFGLSPLPPPPRRPRGTMNMLAPVRRDRVIADLPPCFRKEAALHARPAFHPGVASACQEQRTGTVGFKISKIIVVGDLSVGKTCLINRFCKDTFDKNYKATIGVDFEMERFEVLGVPFSLQLWDTAGQERFKCIASTYYRGAQAIVIVFDVNDVASLEHTRQWLADALKENDPSNVILFLVGSKKDLSTPAQYSLMEKDALKVAQEMQAEYWAVSSLTGENVRDFFFRVAALTFESSVLAELERSSARKIGDTVRISSNESDLYLSAPRKKPKCCQ; translated from the exons ATGGCACACTTGGGCTGTGGGGACAGTtgggacaagagaagagacaggCACAGGGATGGGGGGATGCACTGGGACATAGGGATGgctgggacacggggacagctGGGATGTGGGGACAGCAACACTCAGAGATCTTTGGGTGGCTGTGACACAGGGACAGTCACGCCTGGGGATAGGGGGACAGCCAGGACACAGGGATGTAGAGACAATAGGGATAGGGGGACAGCCCTGCTTGAGGGCACAGGGACAGTTATAATCAGGGACACTGTGCATGGGGACAGCTGGGATACGGGGACATCACcgctccctctgtccccaggccTCACGGTGGCCTTTGGcctgtcccctctccccccgcCACCCAGGCGTCCCCGCGGGACAATGAACATGCTGGCTCCGGTCCGCAGGGACAGGGTCATCGCCGACCTGCCCCCG TGTTTTCGGAAGGAGGCCGCCCTGCACGCCCGCCCCGCCTTCCACCCCGGGGTGGCCAGCGCCTGCCAGGAGCAGCGGACGGGCACCGTGGG GTTCAAGATCTCCAAGATCATCGTGGTGGGAGACCTCTCGGTGGGGAAGACCTGCCTGATCAACCG CTTTTGCAAGGACACCTTTGACAAGAACTACAAGGCAACCATCGGGGTGGATTTTGAGATGGAGCGGTTCGAGGTGCTGGGGGTGCCCTTCAGCCTGCAGCT GTGGGACACGGCCGGACAGGAGCGCTTCAAGTGCATCGCCTCCACCTACTACCGGGGAGCGCAAG CCATCGTCATCGTCTTCGATGTCAACGACGTTGCGTCCCTGGAGCACACGCG GCAGTGGCTGGCTGATGCCCTGAAGGAGAATGACCCATCCAACGTCATCCTCTTCTTGGTGGGCTCCAAGAAGGACCTGAGC ACGCCAGCGCAGTACAGCCTGATGGAGAAGGATGCTCTGAAGGTGGCCCAGGAGATGCAGGCAGAGTACTGGGCTGTCTCCTCGCTCACCG GAGAGAACGTGCGGGATTTCTTCTTCCGCGTGGCAGCGCTGACCTTTGAGAGCAGCGTGCTGGCCGAGCTGGAGCGCAGCAGCGCCCGCAAGATCGGCGACACCGTGC GGATCAGCAGCAACGAGAGCGACCTGTACCTGTCAGCGCCCCGCAAGAAACCCAAGTGCTGCCAGTGA
- the RAB34 gene encoding ras-related protein Rab-34 isoform X3 has product MNMLAPVRRDRVIADLPPCFRKEAALHARPAFHPGVASACQEQRTGTVGFKISKIIVVGDLSVGKTCLINRFCKDTFDKNYKATIGVDFEMERFEVLGVPFSLQLWDTAGQERFKCIASTYYRGAQAIVIVFDVNDVASLEHTRQWLADALKENDPSNVILFLVGSKKDLSTPAQYSLMEKDALKVAQEMQAEYWAVSSLTGENVRDFFFRVAALTFESSVLAELERSSARKIGDTVRISSNESDLYLSAPRKKPKCCQ; this is encoded by the exons ATGAACATGCTGGCTCCGGTCCGCAGGGACAGGGTCATCGCCGACCTGCCCCCG TGTTTTCGGAAGGAGGCCGCCCTGCACGCCCGCCCCGCCTTCCACCCCGGGGTGGCCAGCGCCTGCCAGGAGCAGCGGACGGGCACCGTGGG GTTCAAGATCTCCAAGATCATCGTGGTGGGAGACCTCTCGGTGGGGAAGACCTGCCTGATCAACCG CTTTTGCAAGGACACCTTTGACAAGAACTACAAGGCAACCATCGGGGTGGATTTTGAGATGGAGCGGTTCGAGGTGCTGGGGGTGCCCTTCAGCCTGCAGCT GTGGGACACGGCCGGACAGGAGCGCTTCAAGTGCATCGCCTCCACCTACTACCGGGGAGCGCAAG CCATCGTCATCGTCTTCGATGTCAACGACGTTGCGTCCCTGGAGCACACGCG GCAGTGGCTGGCTGATGCCCTGAAGGAGAATGACCCATCCAACGTCATCCTCTTCTTGGTGGGCTCCAAGAAGGACCTGAGC ACGCCAGCGCAGTACAGCCTGATGGAGAAGGATGCTCTGAAGGTGGCCCAGGAGATGCAGGCAGAGTACTGGGCTGTCTCCTCGCTCACCG GAGAGAACGTGCGGGATTTCTTCTTCCGCGTGGCAGCGCTGACCTTTGAGAGCAGCGTGCTGGCCGAGCTGGAGCGCAGCAGCGCCCGCAAGATCGGCGACACCGTGC GGATCAGCAGCAACGAGAGCGACCTGTACCTGTCAGCGCCCCGCAAGAAACCCAAGTGCTGCCAGTGA